The stretch of DNA CCTCCGGACGCCGACGAGTCGACTCGAGAGTTCCGAACCGGAGACACACGCGTCGTGACCGCAGCGGCGCTTGCGGCGGGCGGTCTCGGCGTCCTGACGCTTCGTCCGGCGCTCTTCCTCCTCGCCGTGTTCGGGATTACAGTTGCCGGATACGCCCGTGTCGCTTCTGCACCGACGGGAGCTATCGATGTCAGGCGAACGCTCAGCGACGACGAACCCGACCCGGGAGCGGAGGTAGAGGTGACCGTCGTCGTTCGAAACGTAAGCGACACGACGATTACGGACCTCCGGCTAATCGACGGTGTCCCCGCCGGACTCACCGTCGTCGAAGGGTCGCCACGCTTCAGTACTGCTCTTCGCCCCGGAAAGGAGGCGACGTTCACGTACTCGGTCGAGGCCGTTTACGGTGTCCACGCGTTCGACCCCGCACTCCTAATCACGCGCGACGTGACCGGAATATACAAACGCGAGACTCTCGTCGAAACCGCGGCCACGACGCTCTCCTGTCGGCTTCCAACTCACCCCGTAGACAACCCGCCTCGACGGCGAACGACGGTCCACGCCGGTCGGGCCCGGTCGACGGTCGCGGGGTCGGGCGTCGAGTTCCACTCGGTTCGTGACCACCGACCTGGCGACCCTCTCTCGCGAATCGACTGGAAGCGTAAAGCGAAGACCGGCGAACTCACCACGGTTGACTTCCACGAAACCCGTCTCGAGAACGTTCTCGTTCTCATCGATGCGCGCGCGGAGGCGTACGTTACGGCGTCACGTGACGGTGACGAGCCGATCATCCGGAAGGGCGTTACTGCCGGACACCACATCACGTCTCGACTGCTCGCGGAGAGCGTTCCGGTCGGGCTTATGGCACTCTCACCGCGTTCGTGTTGGCTGGCACCGAGCGTCGGTGACGCGCATCACCGTCGGATTCAGAACACGCTCGCGGGTCATCCGTCGTTCGGGTGGACCGCTCCCGACGGCGACTTTGATTCGACTGCGGCGCTCCGAGTGCTGTCTCAGCGCCTCTCTCTCGACACGCAGATTATCTTTATCTCGCCACTCTGCGATGATGCCGCGGCGGGCGTGGCGCGACGGCTCGATGCCTACGGCTACGCCGTCTCCGTGGTCAGCCCGGATCCGACGGCATCGGCCTCCTCGAAGCCGAGTTGCGACTGGGGCTATGCGGTACTCGAGCGGCGGTTTCGTCTCAGTAGTCTCCGGAACGCTCAGATTCCGGTCGTAGACTGGAACCCCACCGAGTCGTTCGCAGGGGTGATGCGCCGTGAAGTGTAGCGGTCGATGGGTCGCCTCCGAGACGCCGCCGACGTTGAGTAGCGCTATCGCGCTCGTGGCGACCCTGGGGGTGCTCTTCATCACAGCGGTCTCTGTCTACCCCCTCGGTGCGAGCATAACCGGCATCGTTCTCACTGCTGTCAGTCTCGTACGGGGGTCTACCCGTCTGTTCTCGCTCGGGGTCGGAGCGCTCTTCGGCGCGGTCCTTCTCGCAGGACTGCTCGGGACGGCCCCCGTGTTCCTTCTCGCCGCTTCGTTTCTCTTAGTCGTCGCGTGGAGCGTCGGACGTAACGGGTTCAGCATCGCCGCGGAACTCGGACGCGGAGTGTCGACATTCCGCATCGAGATCATTCGTGCGGTCAGTTGTATCGTCGTGTTCGCGGCCGGGTCGAGCGTCGGCTATGCTGTGTTCCTCGGTATGACTGGACGGCAGCCGGTTCTCGCACTCTT from Halopelagius longus encodes:
- a CDS encoding DUF58 domain-containing protein translates to MLALGLTSSLLGILLIVLPSLGGIISPSGAVRTVPFALIGVLSLVFAAGYALAGTRSSAEGGDGHRSDGVGLPTPENRPQYREVGATLARRLDTIEWTDRREEEPTNRLQLRTELREAAVRVLSRTEDWTRTEIETLLDDGRWSDDGRATAFFSDDVVPTLSLRQQLRMLRRTEPVFARRARHAIAEIAGRSAAIDVSSSLSDSARRALDDSPPVSVRQYWPPDADESTREFRTGDTRVVTAAALAAGGLGVLTLRPALFLLAVFGITVAGYARVASAPTGAIDVRRTLSDDEPDPGAEVEVTVVVRNVSDTTITDLRLIDGVPAGLTVVEGSPRFSTALRPGKEATFTYSVEAVYGVHAFDPALLITRDVTGIYKRETLVETAATTLSCRLPTHPVDNPPRRRTTVHAGRARSTVAGSGVEFHSVRDHRPGDPLSRIDWKRKAKTGELTTVDFHETRLENVLVLIDARAEAYVTASRDGDEPIIRKGVTAGHHITSRLLAESVPVGLMALSPRSCWLAPSVGDAHHRRIQNTLAGHPSFGWTAPDGDFDSTAALRVLSQRLSLDTQIIFISPLCDDAAAGVARRLDAYGYAVSVVSPDPTASASSKPSCDWGYAVLERRFRLSSLRNAQIPVVDWNPTESFAGVMRREV
- a CDS encoding DUF7519 family protein, giving the protein MKCSGRWVASETPPTLSSAIALVATLGVLFITAVSVYPLGASITGIVLTAVSLVRGSTRLFSLGVGALFGAVLLAGLLGTAPVFLLAASFLLVVAWSVGRNGFSIAAELGRGVSTFRIEIIRAVSCIVVFAAGSSVGYAVFLGMTGRQPVLALFALLVGVVALLVALQGWTRS